A region of Leclercia adecarboxylata DNA encodes the following proteins:
- the xylR gene encoding D-xylose utilization transcriptional activator XylR (D-xylose enhances binding of XylR to the xyl promoter and activates transcription.), producing MFEKRHRITLLFNANKAYDRQVVEGVGEYLQASQSEWDIFVEEDFRTRIENIKDWLGDGVIADFDDAVIQQMLVDVDVPIVGVGGSYHKPDNYPAVHYIATDNHALVESAFLHLKEKGVHRFAFYGLPASSGKRWAAEREYAFCQLVAKEKYRGVVYQGLETAPENWQHAQNRLADWLQTLPPQTGIIAVTDARARHVLQVCEHLHIPVPEKLCVIGIDNEELTRYLSRVALSSVAQGTRQMGYQAAKLLHRLLDNENLPLQRLLVPPVRVVERRSTDYRSLNDPAVIQAMHYIRNHACKGIKVDQVLDAVGISRSNLEKRFKEEVGETIHAVIHAEKLEKARSLLISTSLSINEISQMCGYPSLQYFYSVFKKEYDTTPKEYRDRYSEVLI from the coding sequence ATGTTTGAGAAGCGTCACCGCATTACGTTGTTATTCAATGCCAACAAAGCTTACGACCGCCAGGTAGTCGAAGGCGTTGGAGAATATTTGCAGGCGTCGCAATCCGAGTGGGATATTTTCGTCGAAGAAGATTTCCGCACGCGAATCGAAAATATCAAAGACTGGCTGGGTGACGGCGTCATTGCGGATTTTGACGACGCCGTTATCCAGCAAATGCTGGTCGATGTCGACGTCCCCATCGTCGGCGTCGGCGGCTCTTACCACAAGCCGGATAACTACCCTGCCGTTCACTATATCGCGACCGACAACCACGCCCTGGTAGAGAGCGCGTTTCTTCATCTCAAAGAAAAAGGGGTTCACCGCTTCGCCTTTTATGGCCTGCCCGCGTCCAGCGGTAAACGCTGGGCTGCGGAACGGGAGTATGCCTTCTGCCAGCTGGTGGCAAAGGAGAAGTATCGCGGCGTGGTTTATCAGGGGCTGGAAACGGCACCGGAAAACTGGCAACACGCGCAGAATCGTCTCGCCGACTGGCTGCAAACCCTGCCGCCGCAGACCGGTATTATCGCCGTGACCGATGCCCGTGCCCGTCACGTGCTGCAGGTATGCGAACATCTGCATATCCCGGTGCCGGAAAAGCTGTGCGTCATTGGGATCGATAATGAAGAGCTCACCCGCTACCTGTCACGCGTGGCGCTGTCGTCCGTAGCCCAGGGAACACGTCAGATGGGCTATCAGGCAGCCAAGCTGCTGCACCGACTGCTGGATAACGAAAATCTGCCTCTGCAGCGTCTGCTGGTGCCGCCGGTCCGCGTTGTGGAGCGGCGCTCAACCGATTACCGTTCGCTGAACGATCCGGCCGTCATTCAGGCGATGCATTACATTCGTAACCACGCCTGCAAAGGCATCAAAGTGGATCAGGTGCTGGATGCGGTAGGCATTTCTCGTTCAAACCTGGAGAAGCGCTTTAAAGAAGAGGTGGGGGAGACGATTCATGCGGTTATTCATGCGGAGAAACTGGAGAAAGCCCGCAGCCTGCTGATTTCGACGTCGCTGTCTATTAACGAGATTTCACAGATGTGCGGTTATCCATCGCTGCAGTATTTCTATTCGGTGTTTAAAAAAGAGTATGACACCACGCCGAAAGAGTATCGCGACCGCTACAGTGAAGTGCTGATATAA
- the glyQ gene encoding glycine--tRNA ligase subunit alpha has product MQKFDTKTFQGLILTLQDYWARQGCTIVQPLDMEVGAGTSHPMTSLRALGPEPMATAYVQPSRRPTDGRYGENPNRLQHYYQFQVVIKPSPDNIQELYLGSLKELGMDPTIHDIRFVEDNWENPTLGAWGLGWEVWLNGMEVTQFTYFQQVGGLECKPITGEITYGLERLAMYIQGVDSVYDLVWSDGPLGKTTYGDVFHQNEVEQSTYNFEYADVDFLFTCFEQYEKEAQQLLALETPLPLPAYERILKAAHSFNLLDARKAISVTERQRYILRIRTLTKAVAEAYYASREALGFPMCNRNK; this is encoded by the coding sequence ATGCAAAAGTTTGATACTAAGACCTTCCAGGGCCTGATCCTGACCTTACAGGATTACTGGGCTCGCCAGGGCTGCACCATCGTTCAACCATTGGACATGGAAGTGGGCGCCGGCACCTCACACCCGATGACCAGCCTGCGTGCACTGGGGCCAGAGCCGATGGCAACCGCCTATGTACAGCCATCCCGCCGCCCGACCGATGGTCGCTACGGTGAAAACCCGAACCGCTTACAGCACTACTATCAGTTCCAGGTGGTGATTAAGCCGTCTCCGGACAATATTCAGGAGTTGTACCTCGGGTCGCTGAAAGAGCTGGGTATGGATCCGACCATTCACGACATTCGTTTCGTGGAAGATAACTGGGAAAACCCGACGCTGGGTGCCTGGGGTCTGGGTTGGGAAGTGTGGCTGAACGGTATGGAAGTGACGCAGTTCACCTACTTCCAGCAGGTTGGCGGTCTTGAATGTAAACCGATCACCGGTGAAATCACCTACGGTCTGGAACGTCTGGCCATGTACATTCAGGGCGTAGACAGCGTTTACGACCTGGTCTGGAGCGACGGCCCGCTGGGTAAAACCACCTACGGCGACGTGTTCCATCAGAACGAAGTGGAGCAATCCACCTATAACTTCGAATACGCGGACGTGGACTTCCTGTTCACCTGCTTCGAGCAGTACGAGAAAGAAGCCCAGCAGCTGCTGGCGCTGGAAACTCCACTGCCGCTGCCAGCCTACGAGCGTATTCTGAAGGCCGCCCACAGCTTCAACCTGCTGGACGCCCGTAAAGCGATCTCTGTCACTGAACGTCAGCGCTACATTCTGCGTATTCGTACCCTGACCAAAGCCGTTGCAGAAGCTTACTACGCGTCCCGTGAAGCCCTTGGCTTCCCGATGTGCAACCGAAACAAATAA
- the xylA gene encoding xylose isomerase — MQAYFDQLERVRYEGPKSSNPLAFRHYNPDELVLGKRMEDHLRFAACYWHTFCWNGADMFGAGSFDRPWQQPGEALELAKRKADVAFEFFHKLNVPYYCFHDVDVSPEGASLKEYLNNFAQMVDVLGEKQQQSGVKLLWGTANCFTHPRYGAGAATNPDPEVFSWAATQVVTAMNATHKLGGENYVLWGGREGYETLLNTDLRQEREQIGRFMQMVVEHKHKIGFQGTLLIEPKPQEPTKHQYDYDVATVYGFLKQFGLEKEIKVNIEANHATLAGHSFHHEIASAIALGIFGSVDANRGDPQLGWDTDQFPVSVEENALVMYEIIKAGGFTTGGLNFDAKVRRQSTDKYDLFYGHIGAMDTMALSLKVAARMIEDGELDKRVAKRYGGWNSELGQQILKGQLSLTELAKYAEQHNLAPQHQSGHQELLENLVNHYLFDK; from the coding sequence ATGCAAGCTTATTTCGATCAACTCGAGCGCGTTCGTTATGAAGGCCCGAAATCCTCTAATCCTTTAGCGTTTCGTCATTACAACCCGGACGAGCTGGTGCTGGGCAAGCGCATGGAAGATCACCTGCGTTTCGCTGCCTGCTACTGGCACACCTTCTGCTGGAACGGTGCCGACATGTTTGGCGCGGGCTCGTTCGACCGTCCATGGCAGCAGCCAGGCGAAGCGCTGGAGCTGGCGAAACGTAAAGCGGATGTCGCCTTTGAGTTCTTCCATAAGCTGAACGTGCCTTACTACTGCTTCCACGACGTGGACGTCTCACCGGAAGGCGCATCGCTGAAAGAGTATCTGAATAACTTTGCGCAGATGGTCGATGTGCTGGGCGAAAAACAGCAGCAGAGCGGCGTGAAGCTGCTGTGGGGTACCGCCAACTGCTTTACCCATCCACGCTATGGTGCAGGCGCTGCCACTAACCCGGACCCGGAAGTGTTCAGCTGGGCGGCCACCCAGGTGGTGACGGCGATGAACGCCACCCACAAGCTGGGCGGTGAAAACTACGTGCTGTGGGGCGGACGTGAAGGTTACGAAACGCTGCTGAACACCGACTTGCGCCAGGAGCGTGAGCAGATTGGCCGCTTCATGCAGATGGTGGTGGAGCATAAACACAAGATCGGTTTCCAGGGCACGCTGCTGATCGAGCCGAAACCGCAGGAGCCGACCAAGCATCAGTACGACTACGACGTGGCGACGGTGTACGGCTTCCTGAAGCAGTTCGGGCTGGAAAAAGAGATCAAAGTGAATATCGAAGCCAACCACGCGACCCTGGCTGGTCACTCGTTCCATCACGAGATCGCCTCCGCTATCGCGCTGGGCATTTTCGGCTCCGTGGATGCCAACCGCGGCGATCCGCAGCTGGGCTGGGATACCGACCAGTTCCCGGTCAGCGTGGAAGAGAATGCGCTGGTGATGTACGAAATTATCAAAGCGGGCGGCTTTACCACCGGTGGCCTGAACTTTGACGCCAAAGTGCGTCGTCAGAGTACCGATAAGTACGATCTCTTCTATGGTCATATTGGGGCCATGGACACCATGGCGCTGTCGCTGAAAGTGGCTGCCCGCATGATTGAAGATGGTGAGCTGGATAAGCGCGTGGCGAAACGCTACGGCGGCTGGAACAGTGAGCTGGGCCAGCAAATTTTGAAAGGCCAGTTATCGCTTACCGAGCTGGCGAAGTACGCTGAACAGCATAACCTGGCGCCGCAGCACCAGAGCGGTCATCAGGAGCTGCTGGAAAACCTGGTGAATCATTACCTGTTTGATAAGTAA
- a CDS encoding protein bax, protein MISTPIRRYGAAILMLLTMAISGEVLAKTHTDTTSKKAHVIKTTSSKVSSKQEYSRNSAKSSSLPDLRKYPSGTPRKKAFLRTVMPYITSQNAAITADRNWLISKQYDSRWSPSERTRLKEISKRYKVSWNGNTRRVPWNSLLERVDIIPGSMVATMAAAESGWGTSKLARSNNNLFGMKCAKGRCNNAPGKVKGYSQFESVKDSVSAYVVNLNTHPAYKSFRKSRAQLRKADQEVTASNMIHKLKGYSTQGQRYNNYLFAMYQDNQRLIAAHM, encoded by the coding sequence GCAATTTCTGGTGAGGTGCTTGCGAAGACGCACACGGATACAACGAGTAAGAAAGCCCACGTCATAAAGACGACAAGTAGTAAGGTTAGCAGTAAACAAGAGTATTCTCGCAATAGTGCAAAGAGTAGTTCACTTCCTGATTTGCGAAAATACCCTTCCGGGACACCAAGGAAAAAAGCGTTTCTCCGGACGGTAATGCCTTACATAACAAGTCAAAATGCCGCGATTACTGCGGATCGTAATTGGTTGATCTCCAAACAGTACGATAGCCGCTGGTCGCCATCAGAACGCACGCGTCTGAAAGAAATATCAAAACGCTATAAGGTGAGCTGGAACGGAAACACGCGTCGTGTGCCGTGGAACTCACTGTTAGAGCGCGTAGATATTATTCCAGGCAGCATGGTCGCAACGATGGCTGCAGCCGAAAGTGGCTGGGGCACCTCGAAGCTCGCACGCAGTAATAACAACCTCTTCGGCATGAAATGTGCGAAAGGTCGTTGTAACAATGCGCCGGGCAAAGTGAAAGGCTACTCACAGTTTGAATCGGTAAAAGATTCCGTGAGTGCGTATGTTGTGAACCTGAACACGCACCCCGCTTACAAATCCTTCCGTAAGTCTCGTGCGCAGCTGCGTAAAGCAGACCAGGAAGTGACGGCGAGCAACATGATCCATAAGCTGAAAGGTTACTCAACCCAGGGCCAGCGCTATAACAACTATCTGTTTGCGATGTACCAGGATAACCAGCGCTTAATTGCCGCACATATGTAA
- a CDS encoding YsaB family lipoprotein, producing the protein MLLLLPALLAGCAAQETSPAQKAQTKKVSPVRSLDMEQLCKDRAAQRYNTGAQKIDVTAFEQFQGSYEMQGFTARNESFICSFDADGHFLHLSMR; encoded by the coding sequence ATGTTGCTTCTGCTTCCGGCGTTACTGGCCGGTTGCGCGGCTCAGGAGACGTCCCCGGCGCAAAAAGCGCAAACCAAAAAAGTCAGTCCGGTGCGTTCGCTGGATATGGAACAGCTGTGTAAGGATCGGGCGGCGCAGCGCTACAATACCGGCGCGCAAAAGATAGACGTCACTGCCTTCGAGCAGTTTCAGGGCAGCTATGAAATGCAGGGCTTTACTGCCCGCAATGAGAGTTTCATCTGTTCTTTCGACGCAGACGGCCATTTTTTACACCTTTCGATGCGTTAA
- a CDS encoding xylose ABC transporter ATP-binding protein has translation MSYLLEMKSITKAFGAVKAVDNVSLRLNPGEIVSLCGENGSGKSTLMKVLCGIYPHGSYEGEIVFAGETLQATHIRDTERKGIAIIHQELALVKHLTVLENIFLGAEIARHGVLDYDTMTLRCEKLLAQVSLAISPDTRVGDLGLGQQQLVEIAKALNKQVRLLILDEPTASLTEQETAVLLDIIRDLQHHGIACIYISHKLNEVKAISDTVCVIRDGQHIGTREAQGMSEDDIITMMVGRELTALYPNEPHTLGEEVLRVEHLTAWHPVNRHIKRVNDVSFSLHRGEILGVAGLVGAGRTEAVQCLFGVWPGRWEGSIFIDGKPVEIKNCQQAIAQGIAMVPEDRKKDGIVPVMAVGKNITLAALDQFSGKLSSLDDAAEQHCILQSLQRLKVKTSSPELAIGRLSGGNQQKAILARCLLLNPRILILDEPTRGIDIGAKYEIYKLINQLVQQGIAVIVISSELPEVLGLSDRVLVMHEGKLKANLINQNLTQEQVMEAALRSERHVEKQPL, from the coding sequence ATGTCTTATTTACTTGAAATGAAAAGTATCACCAAAGCGTTTGGCGCGGTGAAAGCCGTCGACAACGTCAGCCTGCGCTTAAACCCCGGCGAGATCGTGTCGCTGTGCGGCGAAAATGGCTCGGGCAAATCCACCCTAATGAAGGTGCTGTGCGGCATCTATCCTCACGGCAGCTACGAGGGTGAGATTGTTTTTGCTGGCGAAACGCTGCAGGCCACGCACATTCGCGACACCGAGCGCAAAGGGATCGCCATCATTCACCAGGAGCTGGCGCTGGTGAAGCATCTGACCGTGCTGGAGAATATCTTCCTCGGCGCGGAGATCGCCCGTCATGGCGTGCTGGATTACGACACCATGACCCTGCGCTGTGAAAAGCTGCTGGCGCAGGTGAGCCTGGCGATCTCCCCCGATACCCGGGTGGGCGATTTAGGCCTGGGGCAGCAGCAGCTGGTGGAGATCGCCAAAGCGCTGAATAAGCAGGTGCGCCTGCTGATCCTCGATGAGCCGACAGCCTCGCTGACGGAACAGGAAACCGCGGTATTGCTGGACATCATTCGTGACCTGCAACACCACGGGATTGCCTGCATCTATATCTCCCACAAGCTCAACGAAGTGAAAGCGATTTCGGACACGGTGTGCGTCATTCGCGACGGGCAGCATATCGGCACCCGCGAAGCGCAGGGGATGAGCGAGGACGACATTATCACCATGATGGTGGGACGTGAGCTGACCGCGCTCTACCCGAACGAACCCCATACCCTGGGGGAAGAGGTGCTGCGCGTGGAGCATCTTACCGCCTGGCATCCGGTGAACCGCCATATCAAACGGGTGAATGACGTCTCCTTCTCGCTGCATCGCGGGGAAATCCTTGGCGTGGCCGGGCTGGTCGGTGCCGGACGCACCGAGGCCGTACAGTGCCTGTTCGGCGTCTGGCCCGGTCGCTGGGAAGGCAGCATCTTTATTGATGGCAAGCCGGTTGAGATTAAAAACTGTCAGCAGGCCATTGCCCAGGGGATCGCGATGGTGCCGGAAGACAGGAAAAAAGATGGCATCGTGCCGGTCATGGCGGTGGGCAAAAATATCACCCTTGCCGCCTTAGATCAGTTCAGCGGCAAGTTGAGCAGCCTCGATGACGCTGCGGAACAACACTGCATTCTGCAGTCTTTACAGCGGCTGAAAGTCAAAACGTCCTCGCCGGAGCTGGCGATTGGGCGTCTGAGCGGCGGTAATCAGCAGAAGGCGATCCTCGCCCGCTGCCTGCTGCTCAACCCGCGCATCCTGATCCTCGATGAACCCACCCGCGGGATCGATATCGGTGCCAAATATGAAATCTATAAGCTGATCAACCAGCTGGTCCAGCAGGGTATCGCCGTGATTGTCATCTCCTCGGAGCTGCCCGAAGTGCTGGGTCTGAGCGACCGGGTACTGGTGATGCACGAAGGAAAACTGAAAGCCAACCTGATAAACCAGAACCTGACGCAGGAACAGGTGATGGAAGCCGCACTAAGGAGCGAACGCCATGTCGAAAAGCAACCCCTCTGA
- the xylH gene encoding xylose ABC transporter permease XylH has product MSKSNPSELKVTAPAPGLFSGLKSLNLQVFVMIAAIVAIMLFFTWMTDGSYLSARNVSNLLRQTAITGILAVGMVFVIISAEIDLSVGSMMGLLGGVAAIFDVWLGWPLPLTIVVTLLLGLLLGTWNGWWVAYRKVPSFIVTLAGMLAFRGILIGITNGTTVSPTSASMSQIGQSYLSGGVGFTLGAIGLMAFVAWQWRGRMRRQTLGLATTPSTSVVGRQALTAVIVLGAIWLLNDYRGVPTPVLLLVLLLLAGMFMATRTAFGRRIYAIGGNLEAARLSGINVERTKLAVFAINGLMVAVAGLILSSRLGAGSPSAGNIAELDAIAACVIGGTSLAGGIGSVAGAVMGAFIMASLDNGMSMMDVPTFWQYIVKGAILLLAVWMDSATKRRA; this is encoded by the coding sequence ATGTCGAAAAGCAACCCCTCTGAGTTAAAGGTTACGGCACCCGCGCCGGGCCTGTTTTCCGGGCTGAAATCGCTCAATCTGCAGGTATTCGTCATGATTGCCGCCATTGTGGCGATCATGCTGTTCTTCACCTGGATGACCGATGGCTCTTACCTCAGCGCGCGTAACGTCTCCAACCTGCTCCGCCAGACCGCCATTACCGGCATTCTGGCGGTCGGGATGGTGTTTGTAATTATCTCTGCGGAAATCGACCTCTCCGTGGGCTCGATGATGGGCTTGCTTGGCGGCGTGGCGGCGATTTTCGACGTCTGGCTGGGCTGGCCGCTACCGCTGACTATCGTAGTCACCTTGCTGCTTGGTTTACTGCTCGGCACCTGGAACGGCTGGTGGGTGGCCTACCGCAAGGTGCCGTCGTTTATCGTCACGCTGGCGGGGATGCTGGCCTTCCGCGGCATCCTGATCGGCATCACCAACGGTACCACCGTCTCTCCTACCAGCGCATCCATGTCGCAGATTGGTCAGAGTTATCTCTCCGGCGGCGTCGGTTTTACCCTGGGCGCGATTGGCCTGATGGCATTTGTCGCCTGGCAGTGGCGCGGCAGAATGCGCCGTCAGACGTTAGGTTTAGCCACCACCCCTTCCACCTCTGTCGTCGGGCGTCAGGCGTTAACGGCGGTGATTGTTCTTGGGGCGATCTGGCTGCTGAACGACTACCGTGGCGTGCCGACCCCGGTGCTGCTACTGGTTCTGCTGCTGCTGGCGGGGATGTTTATGGCTACCCGCACCGCCTTTGGTCGTCGGATCTATGCCATTGGGGGCAACCTCGAAGCCGCACGTCTGTCCGGTATCAATGTTGAACGCACCAAGCTGGCTGTCTTTGCTATCAATGGCCTGATGGTTGCCGTGGCGGGTCTGATCTTAAGCTCGCGTCTGGGTGCGGGTTCACCGTCTGCAGGGAATATTGCCGAACTCGACGCCATCGCCGCCTGCGTCATCGGCGGAACCAGTCTTGCCGGGGGGATCGGCAGCGTCGCCGGGGCGGTCATGGGGGCATTTATAATGGCGTCGCTGGATAACGGAATGAGTATGATGGACGTCCCGACATTCTGGCAATATATCGTCAAGGGTGCCATTTTGCTGCTGGCGGTATGGATGGATTCCGCAACCAAACGGCGCGCCTGA
- the xylB gene encoding xylulokinase has translation MYIGIDLGTSGVKAILLNEQGEVLATQTEKLHVSRPHPLWSEQDPEAWWLATDRALKALGEKHSLREVKALGIAGQMHGATLLDKDNRVLRPAILWNDGRCAEECALLEERVPTSREITGNLMMPGFTAPKLLWVQRHEPEIFSQVAKVLLPKDYLRLRITGEYASDMSDAAGTMWLDVAKRDWSETMLEACHLTRDHMPALFEGCEKTGTLLPSVAEQWNMPAVPVVAGGGDNAAGAVGVGMADAGQAMLSLGTSGVYFAVSDGYRSNPDSAVHSFCHALPGKWHLMSVMLSAASCLDWAAKLTGLESVPALLDAAQQADENAGTLWFLPYLSGERTPHNNPQAKGVFFGLTHQHGPAELARAVLEGVGYALADGMDVVHECGLQPTSITLIGGGARSPYWRQMLADISGQKLDYRTGGDVGPALGAARLAQIAMNPGKPLSELLPQLALEQQHTPDPVRHARYAERREVFRKIYQQLLPLMS, from the coding sequence ATGTATATCGGGATCGATCTTGGCACGTCGGGTGTGAAAGCCATTCTGTTAAATGAACAGGGCGAGGTGCTGGCAACGCAAACAGAAAAACTGCACGTTTCACGGCCACATCCGCTCTGGTCTGAACAGGATCCTGAAGCCTGGTGGCTGGCCACGGATCGCGCCCTGAAAGCGCTTGGCGAGAAACACTCCCTGCGCGAAGTGAAAGCGCTGGGGATTGCCGGACAGATGCATGGCGCCACGCTGCTGGATAAGGACAACCGCGTCCTGCGCCCGGCGATTCTATGGAACGATGGCCGCTGCGCTGAAGAGTGCGCCCTGCTGGAAGAGCGGGTGCCGACCTCGCGTGAGATCACCGGCAACCTGATGATGCCGGGCTTTACCGCCCCGAAATTGCTGTGGGTCCAGCGTCATGAACCCGAGATTTTTAGCCAGGTGGCGAAGGTGCTGCTGCCAAAAGATTATCTGCGTCTGCGTATCACCGGCGAGTACGCCAGCGATATGTCCGATGCCGCAGGCACGATGTGGCTCGACGTGGCAAAACGCGACTGGAGCGAGACGATGCTCGAAGCCTGCCATCTCACCCGCGACCATATGCCCGCGCTGTTCGAAGGCTGTGAGAAGACCGGTACGCTGCTGCCGTCGGTGGCTGAACAGTGGAATATGCCCGCCGTTCCGGTCGTGGCCGGTGGCGGAGATAACGCTGCGGGCGCGGTTGGCGTGGGCATGGCCGATGCCGGACAGGCGATGCTGTCGCTGGGCACCTCCGGCGTCTATTTCGCCGTGAGCGACGGCTATCGCAGTAATCCTGACAGCGCGGTACACAGCTTCTGCCATGCGTTGCCGGGGAAATGGCATCTGATGTCGGTGATGCTCAGCGCGGCGTCCTGTCTGGACTGGGCGGCTAAGCTGACCGGGCTAGAGAGCGTGCCGGCTCTGCTCGATGCCGCGCAGCAGGCCGATGAAAACGCGGGTACCCTCTGGTTCCTGCCTTATCTTTCCGGCGAGCGCACGCCGCATAACAACCCCCAGGCAAAAGGGGTATTTTTTGGCTTAACCCATCAGCACGGCCCGGCCGAACTGGCGCGCGCCGTCCTCGAAGGGGTGGGCTATGCGTTGGCCGATGGCATGGATGTGGTGCATGAGTGCGGGCTACAGCCGACCAGCATTACGCTGATTGGCGGGGGGGCACGCAGCCCTTACTGGCGGCAGATGCTCGCGGATATCAGCGGGCAGAAGCTGGATTACCGTACCGGCGGGGATGTCGGGCCTGCGCTCGGAGCTGCACGTCTGGCGCAGATTGCGATGAATCCGGGTAAGCCGCTGTCAGAGCTGTTGCCACAGCTGGCGCTGGAACAGCAGCACACCCCGGACCCGGTCAGGCATGCTCGCTATGCCGAACGTCGCGAAGTGTTCCGCAAGATCTATCAGCAGCTTCTGCCACTGATGTCGTGA
- a CDS encoding acyltransferase encodes MQDKINWIDNLRGIACLMVVMIHTTTWYITNAPSISLVNWDVANVLNSASRVSVPLFFMISGYLFFGERSAQPRHFLRIALCLLFYSTVAFLYIVLFTSINSELSLKYLLQKPVFYHLWFFFAIIVIYLLSPLLQVKSASGKMLLALMIVIGIVANPNTVSQKIGGFEWLPINLYINGDTFYYVLYGMLGRALGMMDTRRRWMNVLCAALFIAAVAVISRGTLHELQWRGTFADTWYLYCGPMVFICAVSLFTLVKNTLNTRPLPLLGLISRNSLGIYGFHALVIHALRTRGVELKSWPLLDIVWIFSITVAVSLLLSMLLQRIDTRRFVS; translated from the coding sequence ATGCAGGACAAAATTAACTGGATTGATAATTTGCGGGGGATCGCCTGTTTGATGGTGGTAATGATCCATACCACCACCTGGTACATTACTAATGCCCCGAGCATCAGCCTCGTTAACTGGGATGTTGCCAACGTTCTCAACTCTGCCTCGCGTGTGAGCGTACCGCTGTTTTTCATGATCTCCGGCTATCTCTTTTTTGGCGAACGGAGCGCGCAGCCGCGCCACTTTTTACGTATCGCCCTCTGTCTGCTGTTTTACAGCACCGTGGCGTTTCTCTATATCGTGCTGTTCACGTCCATTAACAGCGAGCTGTCGCTGAAATACCTGCTGCAAAAACCGGTGTTCTATCACCTGTGGTTTTTCTTCGCCATTATCGTGATTTACCTGCTCTCCCCGCTGCTGCAGGTAAAAAGCGCGAGCGGCAAAATGCTGTTGGCGCTAATGATCGTTATCGGCATCGTGGCAAATCCCAACACGGTCTCGCAAAAAATTGGCGGATTTGAGTGGCTGCCGATCAATCTCTATATCAACGGCGACACCTTTTATTACGTGCTTTACGGCATGCTGGGCCGCGCGCTGGGCATGATGGATACCCGCAGACGCTGGATGAATGTTCTTTGCGCCGCCCTGTTTATTGCTGCGGTCGCCGTTATCTCCCGCGGTACGCTGCATGAACTGCAGTGGCGCGGCACCTTCGCTGACACCTGGTATCTCTACTGCGGCCCGATGGTCTTTATCTGCGCCGTTTCGCTGTTCACGCTGGTGAAAAACACCCTGAATACACGCCCGCTGCCGCTGCTGGGGTTAATTTCACGTAACTCGCTTGGGATCTACGGTTTTCATGCGCTGGTGATCCACGCCCTGCGCACCCGTGGCGTGGAGTTAAAAAGCTGGCCGCTGTTAGATATCGTCTGGATCTTCTCGATTACGGTGGCGGTTAGCCTGCTGCTGTCGATGCTGCTGCAGCGGATTGATACGCGCAGGTTTGTCAGTTAG
- the xylF gene encoding D-xylose ABC transporter substrate-binding protein, with protein sequence MKIKNLCLTLCASLLLASTASHAKEVKIGMAIDDLRLERWQKDRDIFVNKAEALGAKVFVQSANGNEETQMSQIENMINRGVDVLVIIPYNGQVLSNVVKEAKQEGIKVLAYDRMINNADIDYYISFDNEKVGELQAQSLVAKVPQGNYFLMGGSPVDNNAKLFRAGQMKVLKPYVDEGKIKIVGDQWADGWLPENALKIMENALTANNNKIDAVVASNDATAGGAIQALSAQGLAGKVAISGQDADLAGVKRIVAGTQTMTVYKPITELATTAAEIAVELGNGQQPKADASLNNGLKDVPSRLLTPIEVNKENIDATVVKDGFHKKSEL encoded by the coding sequence ATGAAGATAAAGAACCTGTGCCTCACTCTTTGTGCATCGCTGCTGCTGGCGAGTACGGCGAGTCATGCAAAAGAAGTAAAAATCGGCATGGCGATTGATGACCTCCGTCTGGAGCGCTGGCAAAAAGATCGCGATATTTTTGTCAATAAGGCAGAGGCATTAGGTGCAAAAGTTTTTGTACAATCTGCCAATGGCAATGAAGAAACGCAGATGTCGCAAATCGAAAATATGATAAACCGTGGCGTCGATGTGCTGGTTATTATTCCCTATAACGGCCAGGTTTTAAGTAACGTGGTAAAAGAGGCCAAACAAGAAGGCATTAAAGTGCTGGCCTATGACCGCATGATTAATAATGCGGATATCGATTATTATATTTCCTTCGACAATGAAAAAGTCGGTGAATTACAGGCGCAAAGCCTGGTCGCAAAAGTGCCGCAGGGTAATTACTTCCTGATGGGCGGCTCGCCGGTAGATAACAACGCCAAACTCTTCCGCGCCGGACAGATGAAGGTGCTGAAGCCCTATGTTGATGAGGGCAAAATCAAGATCGTTGGCGACCAGTGGGCGGACGGCTGGTTACCTGAAAACGCGTTGAAAATTATGGAAAACGCCTTAACAGCTAACAATAACAAAATCGATGCCGTGGTGGCTTCTAACGATGCAACCGCTGGCGGCGCCATTCAGGCACTCAGCGCCCAAGGGCTGGCCGGAAAAGTGGCGATCTCCGGGCAGGATGCAGACCTGGCCGGGGTGAAACGCATCGTGGCGGGCACCCAGACCATGACCGTGTATAAGCCGATCACCGAACTTGCCACCACCGCGGCGGAAATTGCCGTTGAGCTGGGCAATGGCCAACAGCCTAAAGCAGACGCCAGCTTAAACAATGGCCTGAAGGATGTACCATCCCGTCTGCTCACCCCTATCGAAGTCAATAAAGAGAATATTGACGCCACCGTTGTGAAAGACGGTTTCCACAAAAAGAGCGAACTGTAA